Proteins from a genomic interval of Chelonoidis abingdonii isolate Lonesome George chromosome 7, CheloAbing_2.0, whole genome shotgun sequence:
- the ZBTB41 gene encoding zinc finger and BTB domain-containing protein 41, with amino-acid sequence MKKRRKFPGNLNEKIHLGHEKNISDGVLIVDSDQKTVSRSAEVATADQLECSQELPPSPEQRKLLSSLQYNKNLLKYLNDDRQKQPSFCDLLIIVEGKEFSAHKVVVAVGSSYFHACLSKNPSTDVVTLDHVTHSVFQHLLEFLYTSEFFVYKNEIPLVLEAAKFLDIIDAVKLLNNENISGIQSEAVTENPIPAETLSELTGKLSNSHRCTFCSRNFCYKKSLENHLAKAHRSLPLEKKHGLKMIEKADFSTRRSTRNRKCPAKFDNSDNESSDISDSNLDKVHSERDISVKNEREDSGSDCNADEEGQEEEEISDEESDAEEQSKKEHNDTEVSPEPVDSVGNIPEGLTPVIIQSSSKKLLQCPKCDKTFDRTGKLEIHTRAHTGEKPFECDICHQRYSTKSNLTVHRKKHSNETEFHKKEHKCPYCNKLHASKKTLAKHAKRFHPENIQEFLSIKKTKSEGWKCDICKKSFARRPHLEEHMILHTQDKPFKCTYCEEHFKSRFARLKHQEKFHLGPFPCDICGRQFNDTRNLKRHIECTHGGKRKWVCFICGKSVRERTTLKEHLRIHSGEKPHLCSICGQSFRHGSSYRLHLRVHHNDKRYECEECGKTFIRHDHLTKHKKIHSGEKAHQCEECGKCFGRRDHLTVHYKSVHLGEKVWQKYKATFHQCEVCKKVFKGKSSLEMHFRTHSGEKPYKCQICSQSFRIKKTLTKHMVIHSDARPFNCQHCNATFKRKDKLKYHIDHVHGTKAAEETVTTSEEKVISLPVQYTPDDKVFQIESKPYMDQPEVYETEVKPMLQNVPAGVCVPVTLVPVQMQEPQADLVQHTTTLSPQSHGILPPQAQQPDYQRTTDLAFLEKYTLTPQPANIVHPVRPEQLLDPREQSYLGTLLGLDTAPAVQNMSNNEHS; translated from the exons ATGAAGAAAAGGAGAAAGTTCCCTGGAAATCTAAATGAGAAGATACATCTTGGGCATGAGAAGAATATTTCTGATGGGGTTCTTATAGTAGATTCTGACCAAAAAACTGTCTCCAGATCTGCAGAAGTAGCTACTGCAGACCAACTCGAGTGTTCCCAAGAACTTCCTCCATCACCAgaacaaagaaaacttttaagTTCACTGCAGTATAATAAAAATCtacttaaatatttaaatgatgaTAGACAGAAACAACCATCTTTTTGTGACTTACTTATAATAGTAGAAGGAAAAGAATTTAGTGCACACAAAGTTGTTGTAGCTGTTGGCAGTAGTTATTTTCACGCTTGTTTGAGCAAAAACCCAAGCACAGATGTTGTCACACTGGATCATGTAACTCATTCTGTTTTTCAACATTTGCTTGAGTTTTTGTACACATCTGAGTTTTttgtatataaaaatgaaatCCCTTTAGTGCTGGAAGCAGCTAAATTTTTAGATATTATAGATGCAGTCAAACTGcttaataatgaaaatatttccgGCATACAATCTGAAGCGGTAACTGAAAACCCAATACCAGCTGAAACTCTCAGTGAATTGACTGGTAAACTATCAAATAGTCACCGGTGCACTTTTTGCAGTCGAAACTTCTGTTACAAGAAATCCTTAGAAAACCACTTGGCTAAAGCTCACAGATCCCTTCCACTGGAAAagaaacatggtttaaaaatgaTTGAGAAAGCAGACTTTTCTACCAGAAGATCTACAAGGAACCGTAAATGCCCAGCTAAGTTTGATAACAGTGATAACGAAAGCAGTGATATCTCTGACAGCAACTTGGATAAAGTCCATTCTGAGAGAGACATATCAGTTAAAAATGAACGTGAAGATAGTGGAAGTGACTGCAATGCAGATGAAGAGGGtcaggaagaagaagaaatatcAGATGAAGAGTCTGATGCTGAAGAGCAAAGTAAAAAAGAACATAATGATACTGAAGTGAGTCCTGAGCCGGTTGATTCAGTAGGAAATATTCCTGAAGGTTTAACTCCAGTAATCATTCAGAGTAGTAGCAAAAAACTATTGCAGTGTCCCAAGTGTGACAAAACATTTGATCGAACAG GGAAGCTCGAGATCCATACCCGTGCGCACACAGGTGAGAAGCCCTTCGAGTGTGATATTTGTCATCAGCGCTATTCCACAAAATCTAATCTGACAGTTCACAGAAAGAAACACAGTAATGAAACAGAATTTCATAAGAAGGAGCACAAATGTCCATATTGTAATAAACTGCATGCAAGCAAAAAGACCCTAGCAAAACATGCAAAGAG GTTTCATCCAGAGAACATACAAGAATTTCTTTCCATTAAAAAGACAAAGAGTGAAGGCTGGAAATGTGAT ATTTGTAAGAAATCTTTTGCTCGAAGACCCCATTTGGAAGAACACATGATTCTTCACACTCAGGATAAACCTTTCAAGTGTACCTATTGTGAAGAGCACTTTAAATCCCGGTTTGCAAGATTGAAGCATCAAGAAAAATTCCATCTTG GCCCTTTCCCATGTGATATTTGTGGTCGTCAGTTCAATGACACTAGAAATCTAAAACGCCATATAGAATGTACTcatggggggaagagaaaatgggTGTGTTTTATATGTGGAAAATCAGTCAGAGAAAG AACAACTTTGAAAGAACATTTGAGAATTCATAGTGGGGAGAAACCTCATCTTTGTAGTATTTGTGGGCAGAGTTTTCGTCATGGAAGTTCCTATAG ACTTCATCTACGAGTTCACCATAATGACAAAAGATATGAATGTGAAGAATGTGGGAAAACGTTTATTCGGCATGACCAtctaacaaaacacaaaaaaatacaCTCAG GTGAAAAAGCACATCAGTGTGAAGAGTGTGGAAAGTGTTTTGGCCGTAGAGACCACTTAACTGTCCATTACAAAAGTGTTCATCTAGGAGAGAAAGTGTGGCAAAA aTATAAAGCAACATTTCATCAGTGTGAAGTCTGCAAGAaagtttttaaagggaaatcaagtTTGGAAATGCATTTTAGGACACATTCAG GTGAGAAACCATACAAATGTCAAATTTGTAGCCAGTCTTTCAGAATTAAGAAGACATTAACAAAACACATGGTTATTCATTCAGATGCTCGACCTTTTAACTGCCAGCACTGCAATGCAACATTTAAACGAAAAGACAAGTTGAAATACCATATTGACCATGTACATGGAACAAAGGCTGCAGAAGAGACAGTAACCACTTCTGAAGAAAAAGTAATTTCCTTGCCAGTACAGTACACCCCTGATGACAAAGTTTTCCAGATTGAGTCTAAACCATACATGGATCAGCCTGAAGTTTACGAAACAGAAGTCAAACCTATGCTACAGAATGTACCAGCAGGAGTATGTGTACCAGTAACACTGGTACCAGTTCAGATGCAGGAACCTCAAGCTGATCTAGTACAACATACCACTACTCTCTCACCCCAGTCTCATGGCATTCTTCCGCCACAGGCACAGCAGCCAGATTATCAACGAACAACGGATTTGGCATTTCTGGAAAAATATACTCTCACTCCCCAGCCTGCAAATATAGTTCATCCTGTCAGACCTGAGCAATTGTTGGATCCTAGAGAGCAATCTTACCTTGGAACTTTACTGGGGCTTGATACAGCTCCAGCTGTACAGAATATGTCAAACAATGAACATTCATGA